A stretch of the Bacillus sp. B-jedd genome encodes the following:
- the pfkB gene encoding 1-phosphofructokinase, which yields MEKHSILTVTLNPAIDTAYRLDELAIGESTRTANPIKTAGGKGLNVTRVLKLLGEEVTATGFLGGSNGVFIRGELRKLGVTDAFVQIEGETRQCLAFIDREKRQTEILEEGPFISAKEAEEFRVAAEGFLKDAGIVAISGSLPKGVSSELYQSIIETANRGGAKVLLDTSGDALANCLSARPFLIKPNRHELEQLIGKTCGSEDDIWEAMAQIAENGIPAIVVSDGENGSFVLYEGKRFYVAAAKVETVSAVGSGDSFIAGVAAGLARGYSFEEVLRLASACGAANAMEAKTGYIQAKYVEKIASEIVVKGL from the coding sequence ATGGAAAAGCATAGCATCCTGACGGTCACCTTGAATCCGGCCATCGATACCGCTTACCGGCTGGACGAACTCGCGATTGGGGAAAGCACAAGGACCGCCAATCCGATCAAGACGGCCGGCGGCAAAGGCCTGAATGTGACTCGAGTGCTGAAGCTGCTCGGCGAGGAAGTAACGGCGACAGGTTTTCTTGGAGGGAGCAACGGCGTGTTTATCCGGGGTGAACTTCGGAAGCTCGGAGTCACGGATGCGTTTGTGCAGATTGAGGGCGAGACGAGGCAATGCCTCGCATTTATCGACCGTGAAAAACGCCAGACGGAAATCCTTGAGGAAGGGCCTTTCATTTCTGCAAAAGAAGCAGAAGAATTCAGGGTGGCGGCAGAAGGCTTTCTCAAGGATGCCGGCATTGTCGCTATTAGCGGTTCGCTTCCGAAAGGAGTGTCCTCGGAACTATACCAATCGATTATTGAAACGGCGAACAGGGGCGGCGCGAAAGTGTTGTTGGATACGAGCGGGGACGCATTGGCCAACTGTCTTTCCGCCCGTCCGTTCCTCATTAAGCCGAACCGCCATGAGCTTGAACAGCTGATCGGGAAAACGTGCGGGAGTGAAGATGATATTTGGGAAGCGATGGCGCAGATTGCGGAAAACGGGATACCTGCGATTGTCGTTTCGGATGGTGAAAATGGGTCTTTTGTCCTCTATGAAGGAAAGAGATTTTATGTGGCAGCTGCTAAAGTGGAGACAGTCAGCGCGGTCGGCTCCGGAGACTCATTCATCGCTGGAGTAGCGGCGGGACTTGCGCGAGGATATAGTTTTGAAGAGGTTTTAAGGCTTGCTTCGGCGTGCGGAGCAGCAAATGCGATGGAAGCGAAAACTGGATATATCCAAGCGAAATATGTTGAAAAAATTGCATCGGAAATTGTTGTGAAAGGCCTGTAA
- a CDS encoding tagatose bisphosphate family class II aldolase, whose translation MSRNSLAGTGLVNTIDMFKKAQEQGYAIPAFNIHNLETFQVVAETAAELESPVIFASTPGTINYSGGDYLVAIAETAAKRYSIPIALHLDHFESLEEIKTYIEMGFTSAMIDASHHSFEDNVRIVKEVVEYAHQHGVSVEAELGRLGGIEDDLVVDEKDAKFTNPDQAKEFCQLTGIDSLAVAIGTAHGLYKGEPKIDFGRLKEIQSVVDIPLVLHGASDIPEEMVRRSIDLGICKVNIATDLKIPFSDAVKSYFLEHPDANDPRKYMTPGKEAMKQVVINKILMCGCNGKA comes from the coding sequence ATGAGCAGGAATAGCTTGGCCGGTACAGGCCTCGTCAACACAATTGATATGTTCAAGAAGGCACAGGAGCAGGGATATGCAATCCCAGCCTTCAATATTCATAATCTGGAAACCTTCCAGGTTGTCGCCGAGACGGCCGCGGAATTGGAGTCTCCAGTCATTTTTGCCAGCACGCCTGGGACAATTAACTATTCAGGCGGGGATTATCTCGTCGCCATTGCCGAGACAGCCGCGAAACGATATTCGATCCCAATCGCCCTTCATCTTGACCATTTTGAGAGTTTGGAAGAAATCAAGACTTATATCGAAATGGGATTCACATCGGCGATGATCGATGCCTCACACCATTCGTTTGAAGACAATGTGAGGATTGTCAAAGAAGTAGTCGAATACGCTCATCAGCATGGCGTTTCGGTCGAGGCTGAACTAGGGCGCCTCGGCGGAATTGAGGATGACCTTGTCGTCGATGAGAAGGACGCGAAGTTCACGAATCCTGACCAGGCGAAGGAATTTTGCCAGCTGACCGGAATTGATTCCCTCGCTGTGGCAATCGGGACGGCACACGGCCTTTATAAAGGCGAACCGAAAATTGACTTCGGCCGTCTGAAAGAAATCCAGTCTGTCGTCGATATCCCGCTCGTCCTGCACGGTGCCTCCGACATACCAGAGGAAATGGTCAGGCGCTCCATCGATCTTGGCATCTGCAAGGTTAATATTGCGACAGATTTGAAAATCCCGTTTTCCGATGCGGTGAAATCGTATTTCCTTGAGCATCCCGATGCGAACGATCCGCGAAAATATATGACTCCTGGCAAGGAAGCGATGAAACAGGTAGTCATCAATAAAATTCTTATGTGCGGTTGCAATGGAAAAGCATAG
- a CDS encoding SIS domain-containing protein produces MSILGKLGETALAGGAHTIREIQQQPRLWLAALESIEKNKDAIEAFINENVFEEKARIIFTGAGTSAYAGDLAAPTLRRLLPVQVESIATTDIVASPLNYFKPDVPTVLVSFARSGNSPESVGAYHLAKKLVKNMKQIIITCNSDGQLAKEAANDRGDTLLLLMPEESNDKGFAMTSSFTCMYLSALAIFQLGEFETFKSEAARTAEISERILETQLEDVRKIVGLDKKKVVYLGSGLLKGLAQETSLKNLELAAGKIPTFFETVLGFRHGPKSIVDDETLIFVYLSNDPYTRKYEIDLLKELKQDGGEKTVVAFADADSGELSGCCDTAIVIPNEGAGLDDSLLALDYVIYGQLYAFFNSIHLGITPDNPSPSGRVNRVVKGVTIYDFD; encoded by the coding sequence ATGAGTATCCTGGGTAAGCTGGGCGAAACAGCTCTGGCGGGCGGTGCGCACACCATCCGCGAAATCCAGCAGCAACCGCGGCTTTGGCTCGCGGCATTGGAATCGATTGAGAAGAACAAGGATGCGATTGAAGCATTTATCAATGAAAATGTATTTGAAGAAAAGGCCCGCATTATTTTCACTGGCGCCGGTACATCGGCGTACGCGGGCGATTTGGCGGCACCGACACTGAGGAGGCTTTTGCCGGTCCAGGTCGAGTCGATTGCGACGACCGATATTGTCGCGAGCCCACTCAATTATTTTAAGCCCGACGTTCCGACCGTCCTTGTTTCTTTTGCAAGAAGCGGCAACAGCCCGGAATCTGTCGGGGCATATCATTTGGCAAAAAAACTCGTGAAAAACATGAAGCAAATCATCATCACGTGCAACTCGGACGGCCAGCTGGCCAAAGAGGCAGCGAACGATAGAGGTGATACACTTCTGCTACTGATGCCGGAAGAATCGAATGATAAAGGGTTTGCGATGACAAGCTCGTTCACGTGCATGTACCTTTCCGCGCTTGCGATTTTCCAGCTTGGCGAATTTGAAACCTTCAAGTCTGAAGCGGCACGGACAGCTGAAATTTCCGAACGGATCTTAGAGACCCAATTAGAGGATGTCAGAAAGATTGTCGGATTGGACAAGAAAAAGGTTGTTTATCTTGGCTCAGGGCTGCTGAAAGGCCTCGCTCAGGAAACGAGCCTGAAGAACCTTGAGCTTGCGGCCGGCAAAATCCCGACCTTCTTTGAAACCGTTCTTGGTTTCAGGCACGGCCCGAAGTCAATTGTCGATGACGAAACGCTGATTTTCGTTTACTTATCAAATGATCCATATACGAGGAAATACGAGATTGATTTATTAAAAGAATTGAAGCAGGACGGAGGGGAGAAGACAGTAGTCGCTTTTGCCGACGCAGACAGCGGGGAGCTAAGCGGCTGCTGCGACACAGCCATTGTGATTCCGAACGAAGGAGCCGGGCTTGATGATTCCCTGCTGGCGCTGGATTACGTCATTTACGGCCAGCTGTATGCTTTCTTTAATTCTATTCATCTTGGTATCACCCCGGACAATCCTTCCCCATCGGGCAGGGTGAACCGGGTGGTCAAAGGCGTGACCATCTACGATTTCGATTAA